The following nucleotide sequence is from Cucumis melo cultivar AY chromosome 1, USDA_Cmelo_AY_1.0, whole genome shotgun sequence.
ACTATGGGTGCGGAGACTGAGCAGCAAAGCTGGATTCATGATAAACCTGATCCCAATTTTCACTGCTTGCAGAAATTCAGGCTATATGAGACGCGTTCGGTAAATATCTCAGACTCCAAAATTGAAAAGCGGTTTTCTTGTTTGTTTAATCTGATTCTATACAATCTCTGTTGTTATTTCAATGAGTTTTTGAAGTTTCGAATCTACTAATCGACTTGGTTTTGATTGAGTACGATTCTGTTCCTGATTTGTTTTGTGGACTCGGGTAATTTTCATTTAATTCTTCTCATGGGTATTGCGAAATGGATCTGTTGTCTCTTTGAGCACGATTTGTGTGATTTTGGAATCTGAGGATCTGGGTAGCGGTGGAAATCGACATCTTCAGAAGACGTGCTTGTTTTCAATTTGAACTTGTGTACACATGCTCTGTGATTTTCTTGTTGTATGCTTTGgttctttttgaaaaattaagacATTGTTTCTCCGAATGGATTGTTTAGTATACCTTTGCTGATTTCTTTTGTTTGCTTTCTAATCTTATATTACGAAATGCCTGCCATACTCatctggttttttttttttgggtgtAACAGAATTTTTATCTGATTGGAAGAGATAAGAACCGAACGTTTTGGAAAGTGTTAAAGATCAGCAGATTGGAACCAAGTGATCTGAACATTCTTGAAGATTCTACCACATATACGGATAATGAGTGCTTTGACCTGCTGAAGCGGATACACGAAGGAAACAAGTTAACGGGTGGGCTTAAATTTGTGACCACTTGTTATGGAATTGTTGGTATGTTATCTTGACATGTGTTCGTTTATCCTTATTTTTCGTTCTTCTTTCTTCAGAACTTTAAGGTTTCTCCCGTTACAGGTATCATCAAGTTTTTAGGACCGCATTACATGATATTGATAACAAAGCGAAGAAAGATTGGAACCATCTGCGGCCATGCAGTTTATTCAATTACAAAGAGCGAAATGATTCCAATTCCAAATTCTACTGCCCGGTCCAATTTGGCTATTTCTAAGGATGAAAACAGGTCTTTAGTCCATTTTTAATGTAAATGTAATATGTCCTTGGTTCTTAAGGAGACCTAAGGGGGTAGCTTTCAGAAATAGTGTACATATGTACTTCAATTAGATTTTTGTGGTCCTATATTATTGTGATGACATTGACAATTAAACTCttggaaatattttttttttatttgtcatTTGTTAGGAGTAGTTGAGTTCTACACCGTGGAGGTAATTTATCTGTAGTCTATTTTGTTAATACACCCTTCGGTGTAAAGTTATTGATTATATTTCTTGTACAAATGTTGCCATATTTCTCTGTTGTATGGGttctcttttctttcccttccttttttttttttggtgcaAAAGTGGATCTTATCTTTCGTATTTTAAGTCAGTAATATGAATATAGCTCAACTCTATATATACCCTTTTTTTAGAAGTTTCATATGAAAGGTAGTACCTTTTTATTACTTCCAAGTTACCAGGATGTGATGTTTGTATTACTTGTCGAATAAACACAAGGTGGTATGGTTTGAGAGGGGAAAGTtactttccttctttctttgtGGTTTAGCATTTCAATAAGCTATCCTCTTTTCCATTTTGTCTTTCatcaaatttattaattttttcttttttttttgttaatttgatGCTAATATGTTTCTTGTTGCCTCCTTCTTATTGATTTAGATACAAGAAGCTCTTACGCACAGTGGATCTTAGGAAAGACTTCTTTTTCAGCTACTCATACAATGTCATGCGTTGCCTTCAAAAGAACATTTGTGATAATAAGACAGGACATTTACTTTACGATACAATGTTTGTCTGGAATGAGTTTTTGACCCGTGGAATCCGGAACATTCTCAAGAATACCATCTGGACTGTTGCCTTAGTGTATGGTTTCTTTAAACAGGTATGCGTTTATTATTTATAGATATTGGACATTATTGGATGCTTTACATAAGTAAAACGTTTTTGCTTTCAGCAACGTGTCATGGTAAGGGGACTATTTTGTAGCTGGCAGTCATTATTGTTGCCTTAAGGAATTGAAGTGCCTTTGCTTCATATTTTAGTTCATAATGTGCTCTTCTTTTACTCTGATTGCATTTCTCGTGATTGTTACTTTTATTGCATTTTTGCATTTTGTTTTTCATATTCTTTTCCTCTCCTTGGCTCTTTGTTAAGACAATATTACATTCTGTCTCAAGCTCTTGTGTAGGTTCCATTGCATTTTAGTTCAAAATCAGATTTTCTAGACATTAAATACTTTGTGCTTTGCTTGTCCAGGTTGATCTTTCTATTTCTGGTAGAGATTTCAAGTTGACACTCATTGCTAGACGATCACGTCATTATGCTGGTACAAGGTATGTTGCATTGCATTTGCGAACGTATGCAACTAGATCAAGTTCATGGTATCATTCATATTTCAGTTCTGTTGATAATCTGCTACAATCCTTGAGTGGTGCATGTCCACCCAAGCAGGATGTATCTACTATTGTGATCACCTAGATCCCTAAAGATTAACTATCTTTTCCTTGATATTACATTGTCTTTAGGGCTTTTATTGTGTCTATATGTGATGTGAACTATACATTTTCCTGTAAGTCAGCTTATATTTTGTTGTTCCGTTATTTCGTGAAGATTTCTAAAAAGAGGTGTTAACGAGAAGGGAAGAGTAGCTAATGATGTTGAGACAGAACAGATTGTTTTCGAAAATGCTTCCGATGGACGACCGACTCAAATAAGTTCAGTGGTGCAAAATCGAGGATCGATCCCCCTATTTTGGTCCCAGGAAACCTCACGGCTGAATATTAGGCCCGATATCATATGTATGATTGTGACCCTTTTATGTTGTATTCTTTTATTGGTAAGTTCTCTGGTATGTTGCTGaaatctctttttctttccagTGTCAAAGAAGGACCAAAATTATGAAGCCACAAGACTACACTTTGAGAATCTTGTTTTGAGATATGGGAATCCTATAATTATATTGAACTTGATTAAGGTATGTCCTCGTTAAcgattttgttttatgtttcaGCACTAAGTTGCACTAGTTGTTTGTGTTCCTGTGACCTCTGTTTTTCTAtctttactcttcttttttctttcattccTCTTAATCAATTCTTATCATTCTATATTTAAAATCATTCGTGAAATAGACGCGCGAGAAGAAGCCACGAGAAAGTGTCCTCCGTGCTGAGTTTGCAAATGCTATAAGATTCATAAACAAAAGTTTATCTGCAGAGAACCGCCTAAGATTTCTTCACTGGGATTTGAACAAACATGCGAAAAGGTATTATAGCCATTCTGTATTTGGTAGTAGCAAGATTCTATTGAAATTGATTAATTACATGCGGTTATGATTTATTTTGTGAACTCTTTTCTGCAGCAAAGCTTCCAACGTTTTGATGCAGCTTGGAAGGGTTGCTACATACGCGTTGAACTTAACTGGAATCTTCTACTGTCAAATAGCCTCCAATTTAAGCTCGGAGGAGTTGTTAAGTTGGACCTACTTTAAGTAAGTTCTAAAGAGAGTGGTTTATTAGGTGCATGAAACTTGTTCCCTCACACTTGCCTATTTGCATGTAAAGATGGTTCTAGGTTATTACCCCATTTTGCATAATATGCTTGACCAACATTTTCTATGTTTCAATGCATCAGGAAAAATCAAGGTACCGATTCTTCCGTGGAGAATCTATcaacagaagaagaaaatgaagaaaatccAGAAAAAGATGTTAGTAATAGGGTGTATGCTAATGGCATACTTGAAAATCATCCAGTTGCAATGTTTCAAAATGGTGTTCTAAGGACCAATTGTATAGACTGTTTAGACCGGACAAATGTCGCCCAATATGCTTATGGGCTAGTTGCTTTAGGACGTCAATTACATACTTTAGGGTTTACTGAGTCCCCAAAAATTGATCTGGACAACCCTTTGGCGGAGGATTTGATGCGGGCTTATGAAAACATGGGTGACACCCTTGCATTACAATATGGTGGTTCTGCAGCACATAATAAGGTACTTCATACAGTCttgtataatttattattattattataatgaagaATCTTAGTCAAGCATCAATTATGTCTCTTTAACACGTTCTGTACTTGCGCTACTTAGTTAGATTTGAGCATTTTTAGTCAACTTGAAATCCTGATTTAGAtaggagaagagaagaaaaaaagtcGCTTATACTGGTAAAAGTAGGtttgataaaaacaaaaaactaattTATGGTGTATTGATTTAGCTTCTcaagtatttaattttgaaaacaagcCATTCTGGAAAAAATTGAATCTCATTCAAAGTTTGTTGCAAACAGTTTTTATCAAActggttttattgaaaacgaattttttaaaaacacttTTTTCTCTCGTCAATTACAATTAATAAGTTGTTCACCCCCTCATGTAGAGTTAAATACTTGTGGTGCTATGGATCATTACACCCCACAtttcaataatatttttttggttGTGTATACCCTGGTCCTATTCTTTCCATCTCGTGTATGACCTGCCACTATGAGTTGGTCCATTAtccttatatattttttaattcacgTCCAACAGATATTTTCCGAGAGGAGAGGCCAATGGAAAGCCGCAACACAGTCTCAGGAATTTTTCAGAACACTACAACGTTATTGCAGCAATGCATACCTAGATGCTGAGAAACAACGTGCCATTAACGTGTAAGTCAGAGATTCATATGGTTGCAAGTTTTATGAATTGTGGACTTGGAAGAAATAACGGACCATTTGACATTGTATTTCTTCAGGTTCTTAGGTTACTATCAGCCACAGCAGGGAAAACCAGCTTTGTGGGAATTGGACTCTGACCAGCATTATGATCTTGGGAAGCGCTTTCCTGATCTTATTGAAGAGAATTTCAGGTACATCTCTATGCTTTATGAATTTAATAGACATTCTGCAGAGAGCATGTCACGTGTAACATAAAATGAGAGATGTTAAATAACAGAACGCAATCTAtgcaaaatttattatatacttGGTTAAGGTGTTGAATGGTAATTAGAATTCTTAAATGGAATTTTTCACCCTCCTGAAGGACATCTTTTAAAAGATCACTATCAGATGGCAATATACTTGGTCAGAGTGAGTCTGATATGATGAATATACATGACGGAAGCAGCAGGCACTTTCCTCATTTGAACGAAGGAAGCAGTAAAGGCTTCTCTGAGTCTGCCCCAGAGGTCTCGACTTGCGAATCAGATATATCTCTTTGCAGGTCTGTAAAAATCACACTTTCCACGGTTTTCCTTCTTACATTGTCCAAGTTATAAGTTCTTAACATTTCAAATATACTAATTCCTTTTGTTGTGCATTGTGTAATGTATTGTTGTCTCGATTTGAATGTTATACAATCATTTTAAAGAGCTCCATATCATGgctatttaaataaatttactGATTGTCGTTTTTCACCAATTGTCTTGGTCTTTGTCGTAGGTATACTCCCTCTGTGTGCACTAGACAACTTCATGCAAACATGCAGGATGATCAAATGCTCGAAGATGATCATCTTTGTCATGATGAACATGGGGATTCATGCAGCTGCTCTAATTTTCTGGATATGGACTGGATTTCTTCATCTGGGAATTCTTGTGAAGATGAGTTATGTGAAAGGtatttcttattgcttttgcttGCCTCTCCTTTCTCACAGTGGCTGTGATTTTTTGCTTCTTACTATGGTCTCACATTTGAATGCTTGATTTTCCCAAGAACAATGAATAATCTGATAAGAATAAACACACTCCTTGTTCGTTTGCTGTTTTTATTGCCATCTGAATTTCTGGTTACTTGCGCTTTGAAGGAATCTGTTTACTGATGATTGCTCATGGTTGATAGGTCTGTTGCCAGTCTCTCATCAGAAAATGTTACAAGTGAGATGAAGATCGACTTTATCTCGTCTGCAAGTGAGTCAGGATCAAGCTCAAAGGTACTGGTTTCATACTTAGTCTCACTTGTTTCGTTCCTGAAACATCAATTCTGCATTCTTTTGTAAGAGGAATGGATATCATTTTCATCCTAATTCAAACTAATGCCTTTTCTGTTCCTTTCTTGTTCTTGCAAGAAACAGATCAAGAAAAAACCATCTACTAATCGGTTTCAATTTGTTTTGTGCTTTAGGTAAAAGAACGATCTGGAACTGGAACTGACGTTAGTCGCGACGATATCGTCACTGAATACTCCGAGCATTTTGTCGACTGGGTGAGCCATGGTGGGGTGCTTTTCTGGTGAAGCTGACTCAAAGTTACTAATCAACATTGACTTCTTTCATCCATTAAATTACATCCGAAGGATGTAGTTTCTGTAGCCAAAAGTGAAAACATAacaacatcatcatcatcatcagtCAGCTCGACGAGGCAGTAAATAAACAACGGTAAGATACACTTGCGGAAAGAGTGAGAGGGagagaaatgaaatgaaatagtTGCTATTCTGCAGAAATTTTTGTTGGAGTTTAATCTTCAGGTCATCTGTGAGTAGCAGCAATTACTCTGActtgtagagagagagagacctCTTCCCCCATAAAGAGAGAGGCCAAAAGAAAAGCTAAGCTGGgaagtagaagaagaaagaataaaGTATGAAGCGCTAACTTATATATCTGGAGCCACACAAAATAACTCCAGGTTCTTTATTCTCATAGTTTTCATTATTGTAAATATTTCTTAGGGAATATATTTTTCCATTGGATCTCCAAATTAACAATTGCAGATAGTCTCTTCAATTCCCTATTTGTGAATTATAGACaaatatcatcatcatcatatgTGAAAAAAtaaggtattttttttttctctttagaaTGGTTCTTCTGGATTCTTATATGCAGGTTCATATGACAGCAAATTCTCCTCGAGCCCACCATTATTGGGCAAACATGATAGTTTATAAACAGAGAGAAGATCAAGGCATAATCTTTACGGGTTGTTCTGGTGATTGGTGTTGGAAGTTATCATATactttactattattattattattttttaatttcttttcattACTTCTCTCGGTGAGATTTTATACTGCATGCCTACACTATAAATGCATTTTCTGTTTCATTTTCATATACTTATCGTTATTTTTATTTCGGTGGAAAAAAAGTAAATTCTTTTGAATAACGAAATTTCTgaa
It contains:
- the LOC103500656 gene encoding phosphoinositide phosphatase SAC2 isoform X2, whose amino-acid sequence is MGAETEQQSWIHDKPDPNFHCLQKFRLYETRSNFYLIGRDKNRTFWKVLKISRLEPSDLNILEDSTTYTDNECFDLLKRIHEGNKLTGGLKFVTTCYGIVGIIKFLGPHYMILITKRRKIGTICGHAVYSITKSEMIPIPNSTARSNLAISKDENRYKKLLRTVDLRKDFFFSYSYNVMRCLQKNICDNKTGHLLYDTMFVWNEFLTRGIRNILKNTIWTVALVYGFFKQVDLSISGRDFKLTLIARRSRHYAGTRFLKRGVNEKGRVANDVETEQIVFENASDGRPTQISSVVQNRGSIPLFWSQETSRLNIRPDIILSKKDQNYEATRLHFENLVLRYGNPIIILNLIKTREKKPRESVLRAEFANAIRFINKSLSAENRLRFLHWDLNKHAKSKASNVLMQLGRVATYALNLTGIFYCQIASNLSSEELLSWTYFKKNQGTDSSVENLSTEEENEENPEKDVSNRVYANGILENHPVAMFQNGVLRTNCIDCLDRTNVAQYAYGLVALGRQLHTLGFTESPKIDLDNPLAEDLMRAYENMGDTLALQYGGSAAHNKIFSERRGQWKAATQSQEFFRTLQRYCSNAYLDAEKQRAINVFLGYYQPQQGKPALWELDSDQHYDLGKRFPDLIEENFRSLSDGNILGQSESDMMNIHDGSSRHFPHLNEGSSKGFSESAPEVSTCESDISLCRYTPSVCTRQLHANMQDDQMLEDDHLCHDEHGDSCSCSNFLDMDWISSSGNSCEDELCERSVASLSSENVTSEMKIDFISSASESGSSSKVKERSGTGTDVSRDDIVTEYSEHFVDWVSHGGVLFW
- the LOC103500656 gene encoding phosphoinositide phosphatase SAC2 isoform X1 yields the protein MGAETEQQSWIHDKPDPNFHCLQKFRLYETRSNFYLIGRDKNRTFWKVLKISRLEPSDLNILEDSTTYTDNECFDLLKRIHEGNKLTGGLKFVTTCYGIVGIIKFLGPHYMILITKRRKIGTICGHAVYSITKSEMIPIPNSTARSNLAISKDENRYKKLLRTVDLRKDFFFSYSYNVMRCLQKNICDNKTGHLLYDTMFVWNEFLTRGIRNILKNTIWTVALVYGFFKQVDLSISGRDFKLTLIARRSRHYAGTRFLKRGVNEKGRVANDVETEQIVFENASDGRPTQISSVVQNRGSIPLFWSQETSRLNIRPDIILSKKDQNYEATRLHFENLVLRYGNPIIILNLIKTREKKPRESVLRAEFANAIRFINKSLSAENRLRFLHWDLNKHAKSKASNVLMQLGRVATYALNLTGIFYCQIASNLSSEELLSWTYFKKNQGTDSSVENLSTEEENEENPEKDVSNRVYANGILENHPVAMFQNGVLRTNCIDCLDRTNVAQYAYGLVALGRQLHTLGFTESPKIDLDNPLAEDLMRAYENMGDTLALQYGGSAAHNKIFSERRGQWKAATQSQEFFRTLQRYCSNAYLDAEKQRAINVFLGYYQPQQGKPALWELDSDQHYDLGKRFPDLIEENFRTSFKRSLSDGNILGQSESDMMNIHDGSSRHFPHLNEGSSKGFSESAPEVSTCESDISLCRYTPSVCTRQLHANMQDDQMLEDDHLCHDEHGDSCSCSNFLDMDWISSSGNSCEDELCERSVASLSSENVTSEMKIDFISSASESGSSSKVKERSGTGTDVSRDDIVTEYSEHFVDWVSHGGVLFW